From Bufo gargarizans isolate SCDJY-AF-19 chromosome 10, ASM1485885v1, whole genome shotgun sequence, the proteins below share one genomic window:
- the LOC122920940 gene encoding chymotrypsinogen A-like yields MAFLWILSCLALLGGTYGCGVPSIKPIISGYARVVNGENAVSGSWPWQVSLQDYTGFHFCGGSLINSLWVVTAAHCGVTTSHRVILGEFDRSSSAEAIQTKTISRVFRHPSYNSFTIANDITLLKLTSAATFNSRVSPVCVAASVDVFNGGERCVTTGWGYLCLLAQTTPSKLQQVALPLLTNTDCQRHWGSKILSTMVCAGASGASSCMGDSGGPLVCQRNGAWTLAGIVSWGSSTCSTSSPGVYARVTALRSWLDQTVAAN; encoded by the exons ATGGCATTTTTGTGGATTTTGTCCTGCCTTGCCCTGCTAGGGGGTACCTACG GTTGTGGTGTGCCAAGCATTAAGCCCATCATTTCTGGTTATGCCAGGGTTGTGAATGGTGAAAATGCAGTTTCTGGTTCATGGCCATGGCAGGTGTCTCTGCAG GACTACACTGGATTCCACTTCTGTGGTGGTTCTCTGATCAACAGTCTCTGGGTGGTCACTGCTGCCCACTGCGGTGTCAC AACCTCCCACCGTGTAATTCTGGGTGAATTTGACCGTTCCTCCTCTGCTGAGGCTATTCAAACCAAGACCATTTCCAGG GTcttcagacaccccagctacaacTCCTTTACCATTGCAAATGATATCACTCTCCTGAAGCTCACCAGTGCTGCTACATTCAACAGCCGGGTCTCCCCTGTGTGCGTTGCTGCTAGCGTTGATGTATTCAATGGAGGAGAGAGATGTGTTACTACTGGATGGGGCTAT CTTTGTCTTTTAGCACAAACTACTCCAAGCAAACTGCAGCAGGTCGCTCTGCCTCTTCTGACCAACACAGACTGTCAGAGACACTGGGGATCCAAAATCCTTAGCACCATGGTCTGCGCTGGAGCATCTGGGGCCTCCTCCTGCATG GGTGACTCTGGTGGACCTCTTGTATGCCAGAGAAATGGGGCTTGGACCTTGGCTGGCATTGTGTCCTGGGGAAGCTCTACCTGCTCTACCTCAAGTCCTGGAGTTTATGCTAGAGTTACAGCTCTCAGATCCTGGTTGGACCAGACTGTTGCAGCTAactaa